From Anaerohalosphaera lusitana, one genomic window encodes:
- a CDS encoding IS1182 family transposase, which produces MAYRYGDRYQRSLFPQSIDDYVPADSPVRAYDAFVDSLDFDELGIEINTGKVGCPQYDPVSMLKLLLYGYSYGVRSSRKLEREANYNISFIWLTGGLKPDHKTIAEFRRKNRGALKKVLRQCARLCIKLDLIKGNTLFIDGTKVRANASNKNTWTKEKCQRRLKSIDKRIKQILSECETVDRKEVNQGSWIKMDEELSDQKKLRSKVESIMEQIQAEDSKSTNMTDPDCKMMHSIQGSHSSYNVQSAVDDENGLIVNSDVVSDNHDYKQFADQVDKANDTLDNDCETACADAGYSSVDELEKIDEKGIEVVVPSKKQAEKKKKDDNPFDRSKFEYDKKNDCFICPEGHVLKYSYTNKTKKAKVYRGGAACRKCRHFGKCTDQQRGRSVSRLLNADVQEKLEARYEQPRAQEVYKRRKQKVELPFGHIKRNLKVDSFLLRGLEGVRAEASLLASCFNVARMMSLLGVERLISTLAK; this is translated from the coding sequence ATGGCATATCGTTATGGTGATCGCTACCAGCGGAGTCTATTTCCGCAGAGTATCGACGATTATGTGCCAGCCGATTCTCCGGTGCGGGCATACGATGCATTCGTCGACTCGCTGGATTTTGATGAGCTGGGCATCGAGATAAACACCGGCAAGGTCGGCTGTCCGCAGTACGACCCGGTGAGCATGCTCAAGCTTCTGCTGTACGGCTATAGCTACGGCGTCCGCAGCAGCCGCAAGTTGGAACGTGAAGCGAATTATAATATATCGTTCATCTGGCTGACCGGCGGGCTCAAGCCGGACCATAAAACGATCGCTGAGTTCAGACGCAAGAACAGAGGCGCATTAAAAAAGGTTCTGCGTCAGTGTGCCCGTCTTTGTATAAAGCTGGACCTTATAAAAGGCAACACATTATTCATAGACGGTACGAAGGTCCGGGCGAACGCCTCGAATAAGAATACCTGGACGAAGGAAAAGTGCCAACGTCGCTTAAAAAGTATCGACAAACGCATCAAGCAGATACTGTCGGAATGCGAGACAGTCGACCGCAAGGAGGTGAATCAGGGTTCGTGGATAAAGATGGACGAGGAGCTGAGCGATCAGAAGAAACTGCGGTCGAAGGTCGAAAGTATAATGGAGCAAATACAGGCAGAGGACAGTAAATCGACCAATATGACCGATCCTGACTGCAAGATGATGCACAGCATACAGGGCAGTCATTCGAGCTATAACGTGCAATCAGCGGTGGATGACGAGAACGGCCTGATCGTCAACAGCGATGTGGTATCGGACAATCACGACTATAAGCAGTTCGCCGATCAGGTGGACAAAGCCAATGATACACTGGATAATGATTGCGAGACAGCCTGTGCGGATGCGGGCTATTCAAGCGTGGATGAGCTTGAGAAGATCGACGAAAAAGGGATCGAGGTGGTTGTTCCTTCAAAGAAGCAGGCAGAGAAGAAGAAGAAAGACGATAATCCGTTCGACAGATCGAAGTTTGAATATGATAAAAAGAACGATTGTTTTATATGTCCCGAGGGACATGTTTTAAAATACAGCTATACTAATAAGACTAAAAAAGCGAAAGTTTATAGAGGCGGAGCGGCATGTAGAAAATGCCGTCACTTCGGCAAGTGTACGGATCAGCAACGGGGCCGAAGCGTCTCCCGTCTGCTCAACGCGGATGTGCAGGAGAAGCTGGAGGCGAGGTATGAACAGCCGCGGGCGCAGGAGGTTTACAAGCGTCGCAAGCAGAAGGTGGAGCTGCCGTTCGGACATATAAAGCGGAACCTGAAGGTCGACAGCTTCCTGCTTCGAGGGCTTGAAGGCGTCAGAGCTGAGGCATCTTTGCTGGCTAGCTGTTTCAATGTTGCGCGGATGATGAGTCTGCTGGGTGTCGAAAGGCTGATCAGCACGCTGGCGAAGTAG
- a CDS encoding OsmC family protein gives MQAVTKEIVNGLNVASMQEAIDAMKSDPGAGKLELRAHNRWVGGAHCVTAIQDFKLGGEEKKTRKQLFELHGDEPAELLGTDTGPNATEALLHALAACLNATFIYHASAQGVEVESLEIELKGELDLRGFLAVEPGIRNGYSHIDVKFKVKADAGQAKIEELCGLAQRFSPVFDMVSNPMRVHVNCEKV, from the coding sequence ATGCAGGCTGTGACCAAGGAAATTGTGAACGGGTTGAATGTTGCTAGTATGCAGGAAGCGATCGATGCGATGAAGTCGGATCCGGGGGCGGGTAAGCTGGAGCTTCGGGCTCATAACCGATGGGTTGGCGGAGCTCATTGTGTGACAGCGATACAGGATTTCAAGCTGGGCGGGGAGGAGAAGAAGACGCGTAAGCAGTTGTTCGAGCTGCACGGGGACGAGCCGGCTGAGCTGCTGGGTACGGATACGGGGCCGAACGCGACGGAGGCGCTGCTGCATGCGCTGGCGGCGTGTTTGAATGCCACGTTCATTTATCATGCGTCCGCGCAGGGTGTGGAGGTGGAGTCGCTGGAGATCGAGCTGAAGGGTGAGCTGGATCTGCGGGGATTTCTTGCGGTTGAGCCCGGGATACGGAACGGGTATTCGCATATCGATGTGAAGTTCAAGGTGAAGGCGGACGCGGGGCAGGCGAAGATCGAGGAGCTTTGCGGGCTCGCGCAGCGGTTTTCACCGGTGTTCGATATGGTGAGCAATCCGATGCGTGTGCATGTGAATTGTGAGAAGGTTTAG
- a CDS encoding DUF6345 domain-containing protein, whose product MRQKLTTTLLILALITLPASAQEVFPDLTGDDFVDMQDFAVLAGHWLEHEPIPEQMPVYVVTGAGASQTQAEQLAAALNIPEKEISNENGTIVFVDPVNFQSAPTLEIQDPAIREALLGDTRDVDNAEVIRIEGFDFAALQKIQPVPGDVAADIVSGALEQANLTPWNAQPTISNATLETVDLEGKPIIEPIPLDTRIDYNFQINNTELQGPGALLNVTLSPGGVVTGLHHSTRQLAKGDPVPLVQPVNAIKNFAQTLPSEIGTTAKSLDPAPDAKITYNLDAELIYYAPSLEFGEASAIIPAYNIGGSITVGEQTAQLLRRTVPATNDPQFVPQVDLSATADGSEIFASTTVEGGTPPYTYDWTSSNMPLYKATSSQINYALVPREDTINSEMVSVTVTDTNGVSVTKSAILQVSVSPSSVFAAASAPVGGVSDYGIERAVSDMGGANQRNFANRFNSEGVTQRFNWTGKNSWEADFKEDAYDSSYVDNVDICFYIGHGWPGGFTFESSNTDGSIRHNESGIAWGNKDLEFLSLLSCQVLKSPANNQSAISRWRDEFAGLHLLTGFHTNAHDWGKFSKRYAQYMLGRNFAFTTVTLPVRAAWFKAKQQKQPSGNRAAVMGPIGPNGTTNYNDYYWGQGPIGPDIRGSNIQGFWYVSYK is encoded by the coding sequence CCACTGGCTCGAACACGAACCCATCCCCGAACAGATGCCAGTATACGTCGTCACCGGCGCAGGTGCATCGCAGACCCAGGCCGAACAGCTCGCAGCCGCGCTCAACATCCCTGAGAAAGAGATCAGCAACGAGAACGGCACGATAGTCTTCGTCGACCCGGTAAACTTCCAAAGTGCTCCCACCCTCGAAATACAGGACCCAGCCATCCGCGAAGCACTGCTGGGCGACACCAGGGACGTCGACAACGCCGAGGTCATCCGCATCGAAGGTTTCGACTTCGCCGCACTGCAGAAGATCCAACCCGTGCCCGGCGACGTAGCAGCCGACATCGTATCCGGCGCACTCGAGCAGGCCAACCTGACACCCTGGAACGCACAGCCGACGATCTCGAACGCAACCCTGGAAACAGTCGACCTCGAAGGCAAACCCATCATCGAACCGATTCCGCTGGACACCCGCATCGACTACAACTTCCAGATCAACAACACCGAGCTCCAGGGCCCAGGCGCACTGCTCAACGTAACGCTCAGCCCGGGCGGCGTCGTCACCGGCCTGCACCACTCGACCCGCCAGCTCGCAAAAGGTGACCCCGTACCGCTCGTCCAGCCGGTCAACGCGATCAAGAACTTCGCACAGACACTGCCGTCCGAGATAGGAACAACCGCGAAGTCGCTCGACCCGGCACCGGATGCGAAGATAACCTACAACCTCGACGCCGAGCTGATCTACTACGCACCGTCGCTCGAGTTCGGCGAAGCGTCGGCGATCATCCCCGCGTACAACATCGGCGGTTCGATCACGGTAGGCGAACAGACCGCACAACTGCTCCGCCGCACAGTACCCGCAACCAACGATCCGCAGTTCGTACCGCAGGTCGATCTATCGGCAACAGCCGACGGCAGTGAGATATTCGCATCAACAACCGTCGAAGGCGGCACACCGCCGTACACCTACGATTGGACATCCTCGAACATGCCGCTGTACAAGGCAACCTCCAGCCAGATAAACTATGCACTCGTACCACGCGAAGACACCATCAATTCCGAAATGGTATCCGTAACCGTGACCGACACCAACGGCGTATCCGTCACCAAAAGCGCAATCCTGCAGGTCAGCGTCTCGCCGTCATCCGTCTTCGCAGCAGCGTCGGCACCTGTCGGCGGCGTTTCAGACTACGGCATCGAACGCGCGGTCTCGGATATGGGCGGTGCCAACCAGCGCAACTTCGCCAACCGCTTCAACAGCGAAGGCGTAACACAGCGCTTCAACTGGACAGGCAAGAACTCCTGGGAAGCCGACTTCAAAGAAGACGCTTACGACAGCAGCTACGTAGACAACGTCGACATCTGCTTCTACATTGGTCACGGCTGGCCGGGCGGATTCACCTTCGAATCAAGCAACACCGACGGCAGCATACGCCACAACGAATCCGGCATCGCATGGGGCAACAAGGACCTCGAATTCCTCTCGCTCCTCTCGTGCCAGGTACTCAAGAGCCCGGCCAACAACCAGAGCGCCATCAGCCGTTGGCGTGATGAATTCGCGGGCCTCCACTTGCTGACCGGCTTCCACACCAACGCACATGACTGGGGCAAGTTCTCAAAACGCTACGCACAGTACATGCTCGGCCGCAACTTCGCATTCACAACAGTGACGCTTCCCGTAAGGGCTGCATGGTTCAAGGCTAAACAGCAAAAGCAGCCCTCCGGCAACCGAGCAGCAGTGATGGGACCAATAGGACCGAACGGCACCACGAACTACAACGACTACTATTGGGGCCAAGGCCCGATCGGACCAGACATCCGCGGATCAAACATACAGGGCTTCTGGTATGTCAGTTACAAATAG